TTGACGCCAAATGCGTAGGTTGTGTCTCCGCCATCGAGGCGAAAGACGGGCTGCGATGGGGAGGAAGACTCCGGCTGAGCGAAAGCCTGGGTGCAAAAGGCCAGGAACGCCACGAGCGGCAGGGCAACCGAAATGGAAAGGTGGGTCTTTGGAAAGGTTTTCAAATTGCGAGGATTCATCAAGCACTTCTCCGTTCCGAGCCATGCTAACACCCGGTGCATCGACTTCAGAAAAGCCAAGGGACGGAGGTCGCCGTCTGGCGCTTCTTCCGCCCCTTGTGTCGAGATTGTCCTCGTACCTTTTGTTTTACTGCAGGGTTGCCGTCGACTGGTCCAGACTCGGATAGTCGGTGTAACCCTTCTCGCTTCCACCGTAGAAGGAGCTGCGGTCGGGCGTGTTCAGCTCGGTATTTCGCCGGAATCGCTCCGGAAGATCTGGATTGGCGATGAACAGCCGTCCGAAGGCCACGGCGTCCGCGTAACTCTCCGCAATGGTTTCCTCGGCAGTCTTCGCAGTGTAACCACCTGCCGAAATCAGAACACCGGCGAAGGCCTTGCGGAAGATGTGGGAGGTTCGTGGCTGGGAGTCATCGATTGGCGCGCCTGCGCCGGCAGCGCCAACCCTGGGTTCGACCAGATGCGCATATGCGATTTCGCGCGCGGAGAGCTGCTGCAAGACGTAGCTGAACAGGGCAACGGGGTTCGAATCTCCCATGTCTCCGAACTTGCCGTAGGGCGAGAGGCGTACGCCGACGCGTGCTTTGCCCCAGACCTCGACAACGGCATCAACCACTTCGAAGAGCAGGCGGGCGCGGTTTTCTATGGAGTCGCCGTAGGCGTCAGTGCGGTGGTTGGTCTTGTCTTCGAGGAATTGATCTAGCAGGTAGCCGTTGGCCGAGTGAACCTCCACGCCGTCAAATCCAGCGGCTTTGGCGTTTTCCGCGGCACGGCGATAGTCGGCAACGATTCCGGGAAGCTCACTTGTTTCGAGCGGGCGCGGCGTTTCGAAGGGAACCTGCTGGAAATCGGCTGTGAATGCCTTTGAGCCGTCGGCGGTCACAATGGCGGATGCGGAAACTGGCAGTCCTGTTTCGGGGTGGAGCGAGGTGTGGCTGGCGCGGCCGACATGCCAGAGTTGCAGGAAGATGAATCCGCCTTTAGCGTGGACGGCTTCGGTCACCAGCTTCCAGCCCTCGACCTGCTCGGCGGAATGGATGCCCGGGGCTGCGGGATAGCCCTTGCCCTGCCGCGAGATCTGCGTTGCCTCGGAGATCATCAATGCTCCCGGCGAGGTGCGCTGGCTGTAATATTCGGCATTGAGATGATTGGGGATATCGCCAGGTTGCGTGGACCGCAGACGAGTCAACGGCGCCAGCACGACGCGGTGCGAGAGATGCAGATCCCCAACTTTGAGGGGAGAGAAGAGGCGAGGATAATTCGACATATTTGGTAGATGCTCCTGGGGCGGTCGCGATGCAGGATCGATCAGTCGGCCAGAGTTCGTCGTGAGAATTCATAGGAACTAGGCCGGAGTCGCCGCATACCATCGTTTTGCCGATTGATATACTGCCCCCACGCGAGGTTGGTTTTTCGCGAGGGCGTAACGGATCTGTGAATACTCTTCCCCTGCTGCTGATCGTGCTGGGCGTTTTTGTCGTAGCTTACCGCTATTACAGCGCGTTGCTCGCGTCGCGAGCCTTTGTGCTGGACGACCGCAACATTACCCCGGCACATCGATTCAAGGACGGTCATAACTACGTTCCTTCGCCGAAATGGGTGGTCTTCGGGCATCATTTCGCTGCCATTGCGGGAGCGGGCCCGCTGGTGGGTCCGACTCTTGCTGCCCAGTTCGGCTTCGCTCCGGGGTTGATCTGGCTGGTCGCGGGAGCGGTGCTTGCCGGGGCGGTGCAGGATCTGACCGTGCTGATAGGCTCGCTGCGCCACAACGGCAAATCGCTGCCGTACATCGTGCAGCGCGAGGTTGGTCCGGTCACAGGGCTGCTGGCGATGATCGCGGTGCTGCTGATTCTGATTGTGGCCATGGCAGGTTTGGCGATTATCGTCGTCAGCGCGCTGAGTCAGAGCGCGTGGGGCGTCTTTACCATCGGCATGACCATTCCCATCGCCATGGTCATGGGTGTCTGGATGTTCCGCAGCAATCGCGGACAAGTCGTGGTTTTGGGGCCGTCGATCTTTGGAGTCATTGCGCTGGTTGGCGTACTGATCGGTGGCCATGGGATCGCAAGTTCGAGCTTCGCTCATCTGCTGCTTTTCAGCGGCCACCAGATTGTGCTGCTGCTCTGCGCTTACGGCTTTCTGGCTTCGGTGCTGCCGGTCTGGATGCTGCTGGAGCCGCGCGACTATCTATCCACTTACGTGAAGCTGACCACGCTTGCTGCGCTTGTCATCGGCGTCTTGGTTGTTCATCCTAATCTGCAGTTTCCTGCGTTTACGCAGTATGTGCATGGCGGCGGCCCTGTAATTCCCGGCAAGCTTTTTCCGTTTCTCTTTGTGACAATCGCTTGTGGCGCGATCTCCGGCTTTCACTCACTGGTTGCTTCGGGAACGACGCCGAAGCTGATCGATCACGAGACGGACGCGCGCTTTATCGGCTATGGGGCGATGCTGGCTGAGTCGCTCGTTGGCGTGCTTGCGCTGATTGCGGCTTGCTCAATGGCTCCGGGTGATTACTTCGCTATCAATGTGCCGCCAGCGCTCTTTGCGCATCTGGGAATGCATACGGTAAATCTGCCGGAGTTTTCGCGCGAGGTGGGCGAACAACTGGCTGGGCGAACGGGCGGCGCGGTGAGTCTGGCCATCGGCATGGCGCAGATATTTCGTGGACTGCCGGGGATGAAGGCGCTCACGGGCTACTGGTATCACTACGCAATCATGTTCGAGGCGCTGTTCATTCTGACCACGATTGACGCAGGGACGCGCGTGGCGCGGTACCTGATGCAGGAGCTGATGGGCAAGGTATACAAGCCGCTGGGGCGCACGAACTGGCTGCCGTCCAACCTGCTTGCGACCGGGATCATTGTTGCGAGTTGGGGATACCTGATCTGGGGAGGAACGATTGCTACGATCTGGCCGCTCTTTGGAACGGCCAATCAACTGCTGGCTTCGATTGCTTTGGCTACGATGACGACGTGGCTGGTGAATCATCGTAAAGCCGTGTATGCGTGGTGCACGATGGTGCCTGCGCTGTTTGTGCTGGTTACGACGGTTTCGGCTGGTGTGCTGTCGATCAATAATGTTTTCTGGCCAATGGCGATGCATCCGGGAAGCGAAGTTCAGGGCTGGATCGAAACCATCCTGCTGGCGATCTTCATCGCCGGAGCCATCGTGATTGTGGGCTCGGCGGGCGTCCGCTGCATTCGCACGCTGCGAGGAGTCGCGCCGCCCTCCGAAGAATCTATCGCTAATGAGCCGGGGAAGGTCTCGCTGGAGCCGGCTGCGCCGTACCGATGCTGTTAGGCACGAGACTTGCGGACATTTTTGTTACGCTGGTCTTTTCGCTCACGGGCGTCGCCGGGACCGACGCGTCGATCCGTTGGCCGAGCCATTGAACAATCAGCGAAATGCGTCGGTTTGACGGATCCATCGGGCTGTCTTTCACGCGGAGCAGTTGATCTGCGTAGCCGCGCACTTGGGAAATCTGACTCTTGCCGACGCCGTCCTGCTGCAGAAGCCGCCGCGCTGAATTGGCTCGGTCCGCGGAAAGCTCCCAGTTCGTGTAGCCGCCGTCATTCGAGTAGGGTTGCGCGTCCGTGTGGCCTTCGAGAAGCAGCTTGTTGGGCAGCGGCTTAAGCTGTCCGGCAAGCATGGTCAACAGCTTCTGCCCGCTTTCGCTTAGCTGGGCGCTGCCGCTTTGGAAGAATGTCCCGTTCTTGTCCTCGATCAGCTCGATGCGCAGTCCTTCCGGGGTAATCGTGATTTCGATCTGCTTGGCCAGCTTTTCCAAATCCTTCTGGGCGCTAATGGCCTTCTGAATCTGCTCTTTCAGCTTCTGCGCATTTTGCTTGTCGATGGGAATGTTGTCATCGTCTCCCGTTTTGGTTGTACCGGTCTGCGCCTGCGAACTTCTCGGGTCGCGGAAGTAGCCGGCCACGGCCTGCTTTACCTTCACGTTGGAGTTCAGCAGCCAGAGGACGATGAACAGCGCCATCATTGCCGTCACGAAATCGGCATAGGCTACCTTCCAGGCTCCGCCATGATGGTGCCGGTGCCTGCTTACCTTCTTGATCACGATGATGGTTGGCTTGATTGGCATGGCTGGTCGGATTTCCTATGCAGCTTCAACGTCGTCGGATGGAGCGCCGGTCGCGCCTTTGCATTGCTTTTCCATCTCGTCAAATCCGGGACGCACGTGAGCCGGAATTGCCCGGCGCGCCATCTCAATCGCGATGATGGGGGCATTCCCCTTGAGGAACGAGAGAATCAGCACCCGCAGAACCTGAAAATACTCGTGATGCTCTTCGGCGCCTTTGCTCATCTTTGAGGCCAGCGGCCCGACGAGCCCGTAGCAGAGCAGGATGCCGAGAAATGTTCCGACTAGGGCTGCGGCGACCTTTTTCCCGACCTCTTCGGGAGGGCCGCCTATTGCGCCCATCGTGATTACGACGCCGAGGACGGCGGCTACAATCCCCAGACCTGGCAGAGCGTCGGCGACCGTGGTCAGCGAGGAGATTGGCGCCAGTGCTCCATGATGATGCACCTCCATATCGCGCTCCATCATCTGGTCGATGTCGAATGGTTCCACGCCTCCCGTGATCGCCATGCGCAGCGTGTCGCAAACGAAGTCCACCGCATGATGATCCTTCACGAAGTCGGGATATTTTTTGAAGAGGACGGACTCCTGAGGCTTCTCCACATCGTTCTCGACGGAGAGCAGGCCTTCCCGCCGGATCTTGTTCAGTAATTCGAACATCATCTTCAGTGTGGTGAGATAGCGCGATTTGCCGAAAGGGGAAGGCTTGAGCACGCCTACCGCGCCTCCCACGATGGCCTTGATCGTATGTAGGGGGTTGGCAATGAGCAGGGTGCCGACTGCGGCGCCACCGATAATAATCAGTTCCGCCGGCTGCAACAGAACGAGCAGACTCCCTTTTTCCATTAGATATCCGGCCACGATGGCGCCAAAGACCACCACGATGCCTATGATTGCGAACATTCCGTTCTCCCGGTTTGCACGATATGCGTGTCGTTTCCTGCCTTGATTGTCTTGGTCGCTTATCGGCAGAAACTCAAGTAACTTGACGTGGTTGCGCGTGTCCGATTTGGGAACGGCTGGATGCCGCAATCGGTGGAGTTCTGGGTGCTTAGAGGGCTGTTCTCTGGGAACCAAACTGGATTTGAGAATGCGCTGATAGCTTGGCGCGGGCGGGGACGTACACTGAGATAAATGCTGCTTCAACCTGCTGTTGAAACTGATTATCCTGCAATTGTTGACCTCGCAAACCTGGCGTACCGGGGTACAGGAGAGTCGGCGAGCTGGAATGTCGAAGCCGGAATTATCGAGGGCCAGCGTCTCAATGGTTCGCTGCTGCGAGAAGAGCTGGCGGCTAAGCCCGACGCTCAGCTGCTCATCTGCCGGGATGCGGCCAATGGGCCATTGCTGGGAACTGTCTGGCTGGAGCCGAAGCAGGGCAGCATCTGGTATCTCGGGCTGCTTACTGTCCGTCCGGATATTCAGAACAGGCACATCGGCCGGGCGCTTCTGGCTGCCGCCGAGGAGTTTGCGCAAGAACGCGGAGCTGAGCGCATCCGGATGACCGTCGTGAATGTGCGGGACGCCTTGATTGCCTGGTATGTACGGCGAGGATATACGCTCACAGGCGAGACAGAACCGTTCCCCTATGGCGACGAGCGATTCGGCAAGCCGCTCCGGGACGATCTGCACTTCCTGGTGCTGGAAAAGAGTCTTTCGCTAAATTGTTAGATCGCCTGGCTTACGCTTTCTTCAGGCTGTCGCGGCTACGGCCTGTTGCGGAAGGCGAATGATAAACTGCGTTTCGCCGGGTTTCGACTCCACCTGGATCTGACCGCCGAAGCTCTGAGTCACGATGCGCTGCACGATCTCGAGGCCGAGGCCTGTGCCTTTACCGACAGGCTTGGTAGTAAAGAACGGCTCGAATATCTTGGAGCGCAGCTCTTCCGGGATGCCGCCGCCGTGGTCGACGATGCCGATGGCCAAAAATCCAGGCTCGCTCCAGGTTTGCACTTCGATCTGACCGCCTTCCGGAGACGCATCGATAGCGTTGTCGATCAGGTTGGTCCAGACCTGGCTGATAGCCACGCCTGTGGTATGAATACTAGGCTGGGCCGCGTCGAAGTGTTTGATTACGTTGATCCGTCTCTGGCGCAGCTTGTGCCCCAGGATTGTCAGCGTGCTCTGGATGCTGTCGTGGACATCCACGTCGCGCAAGGTGCAGCGGTCGTCATAGGCAAATTTCTTCACCGCCATAACCAGGTCAGAGACACGCGTAATGCTCTCTTCGATGGCACAAACGAGCGAAACGCTGGAAACCAACGCTTCCAGCCAGTTGAGCGCATCCGAGAGGGAGCTGGTCTCAAACACATCCCGGGCACAATCGAGCTCGTGCTGCTTGAAGCCGATGGCTACCAATGCCGGTCCTATCGTGTATGCGTTTTCTACACCGGCTGATTCCAGCCACTCGGACATCGCCTCTTCCGCATCGGCTTGCTCAAGGCTGCTCAAGGCTGGCGCATAGCAACTTCGCACCGCATGCTCCAGCAGATCGTGCATGCATTCCAGTTGAGGGGGAGTCTTGGCTTTGCTGCTCGAGCGCAGGCTCAACTCTTGCAGCCGCATCAGATTCTCTCGCAGTTGGGACGCGGCCCGCTTGGCCGCGGAGCCAGGATTGTGCAATTCATGCATGAGGCCGGCGGCAAGAGTTCCCAGGGAGATGAGCTTTTCCCGATGCGCAGCTTCTACCTGGTGCGCGCGCAGCCGCTGCGACATGTTATTCAATACTATTTTGCGTATGGGAAGGCTGCAGGCCATCAGGTTCCAGAAGCTGTCTTCGTTAAAGCGCAAACCTACCGATGGCTGCGCAGCCTGCAGGTACAACGAGGGAGCCTTGCCCGCGAGCAGCGTGACCTCGCCAAAGGAGTCGCCAGCCTTGGCCGTATAGACCCGGACTTTGCTGCCATCCGACTCCGCCTTGTCGGCGAGCACTTCGCCCTCCAGCAGAACAAAGAAGGCCCGCATGTTATCGGCGGGGTCGTGAAATGCTACTCCGGCAGGAATGCGAAGCAGATCTGCCTCGCCCAGTCCGCAGAGTTGGTCTGGCGTCAGGCCCTCAGCTGCAAGAGCCTTACTCAACTGCTCTGCGTAATCATCGAGCGAGACCCGTTCAACGGTGTACTGATTCTCGTTTTCCATAGTTGCCGTCTGCGCCGCAATTCCGGCTGAGACTTCCTTGGTCATGCTATCGTGGTCGCTATTGCTGTATTCATGGATGTAGCGTGCGGCTATACGCTGCGTTTCTTCCATCCCACTTTCGTTACGCCCCATCCATCCACCCCTTACTCCGGATTAGAAGCTTGCCAGATACTGGTGAGCAAACTGAACAGCGATCGAACCTTCTCCAACGGCCGACGCAGCCCGCTTTATCGACCCGTGCCGAACGTCCCCTGCCACAAAAATCCCCGGCACGCTGGTCTCCAACAGAAATGGCGACCGTTTTTCCTTCCAAACCGAGGCGAATTTGTTCAATGTCTTCGTTTCCGGCCCGGTCTGGTCTGCGCCGGTGAGGTCTGTTCCGGCAAGGATAAATCCCTTATCGTCCCGCAGGATAGAGTCCGGCAGCCATTCGGTGCCGGGTACCGCTCCGATAAACACGAACAAAGATGCCGCCATTCTGCAACTTTCTCCTTCGGGTCCGCGAATGTGCAGCGCCTGGAGATGATCCTCGCCATGGGCCGCCAACACCTGCGTGTTTGGCTCGACCACTATATTCGATGTGCGTTCGATCTCATCGATTAAGTATTTCGACATACTGGCCTCCAAACCATTTGCCCGGACCAGCATGGTCACCTTGCAGGCGAATTTGGCGAAGTGGAGCGCCGCTTGTCCGGCCGAATTGGCTCCCCCGACGATGTACACATCCTCATCCTTGCAGGCTGCAGCCTCTACCAGCGCCGCACCGTAATAGATGCCTCGGCCGGTCAGTTGCTCGGCCCCCGGAATATCGAGCCTGCGGTACTGTACGCCGGTGGAGAGCAGCAGAACGTGACTCGATACCTCGCGGCCATCCGCAAGCACCACAAAGCGATACTGGCCATCCACTCGCAGCCCGACTGCCCGCTGGGTCAGGAATTCCGCCCCAAATCGCACGCACTGCATATGCGCACGGCGTCCCAGGTCGGCTCCGGTGATGCCGGCGGGGAAGCCCAGATAGTTTTCGATACGCGAGGACGATCCGGCCTGCCCGCCAGGCGCGTCGGGCTCGATTACCAGTGTTTTCAGACCCTCAGACGCGCCATAAACCGCCGCCGCCAATCCGGCTGGCCCGGCTCCGACGACGACGATGTCGTAGAAGTCCTGGGCTGCCTGGGTGCGAAGACCCACGCGCGCGGCGAGGATTTCCTGTTCTGGGTCGACGAGCGCGCTGCCATCGGAAAAGAGCACGACCGGCAGCACTTCGGGGTCCAGGGAGCGCTCTTTGAGCAATTTCTGGGCATCGTCGCTGGCAGCCGCGTCCAGCCAGCGGTAGGGCACGTGGTTCCGGGACAGGAAGTTGCGCAGCTGATGATCTTTGAGCGACCAGCGATGCCCGATTACCCGGAGGCCTTCGAATTTGGGTTGATATCCGGCGTTCCAGTCCTGGAGCAAGTCGTCGAGTACCGGATACAGCTTCTCTTCGGGCGGGTCCCACGGTTTGGTCAGGTAGTAGTGAATTCGCGCCGAGTTGATGGCGCGGATGGCGGCTTCTGTGTCCGCGTAGGCGGTGAGGAGGACGCGTTTTGCCTTGGGGTAGATCTCCTGAGCCTTCTCCAGAAACTCGACACCGGTCATTCCCGGCATCCGCTGGTCGCTCAGTAACAGCCCGACGGCTTCTTCGCGTACCTTCAACTGTTGCAGTGTGTCCAGGGCCGCTTGCCCGCTTCCTGCGCGCAAGACCCGATAGGAAGACCCGTATTGCCGTCGCAGATCCTGCACGACCGCTTCCAATACGTTGATGTCGTCGTCGATGGCAAGAAGGATCGGTCTGTTCATACGTGATTCCCAGTTTAGACTGTCAAGTCCGGGGAATAAACTCCCCGTCGTCCATCCTCGATTTTTTCCACAGAAGAGACGTAAAGATCAATTTGATGGCGCAAAACTCAACATCCCTGTACTCTTGAGGCGGGAAGTGCAGTTACGAACGAGTTTCAAAGTCGTTAATAACTCTTACCAAAGGAACAGTCTTGCTCCCGAGGTGTCGCACAATAGATCAAGCCAAAGTAGTTTCTTAGATTGCCGATAGAAGAATAGGATCGTCCATTTAGGAAGTGCGGAGCGGTCATCCGAGTGAGTTGACATGCGCTGCGAACAATGGTGTGGTAAATTCGCGGCTGGATACGGGGGCGCTGCAGGGCCATGAACAAGATCATATTGGCAGACTCACAGGCGATTTTCCGTGCCGGCATGGCCAAAGTCCTCGGCACTGACGATGACTTCCGGATCATCGCTCAATGCTCCGATACGGAGCGCATGATGCATGCGGCCACAACCTTTCCCGGAGCGCTCGTCCTCTTTGCCTCCGTGCTCAAGCCGGAGCTTTCGCGTCTGAAGGTTCTTCTGGAAACAGTGGGCAGCCGGGGAATTGTGATCGCAGAGAACACAGAATCTCCACTTATTTTCGTGCAGCAGGGTTTCAGCGGAGTTATTCTCCGCAACAGTACAGGCGCGGCTCTGGTCGAGTGCGTTCGCAGAGTAGCCGCAGGAGAAACCTGGCAACCACTTCAGGCTGTGTTGGCGGATGCTTCTGTGGAAGACATGGTTGGCACGCGCGTCCGCGACCGTCTTACTCCCAAAGAAATGCGCATCGTAGCGCTGATTGTGCAAGGCTGCAAGAATCGCGAGATTGCGACCCGGCTCAAGACTACTGAACAGGTAATCAAGAATTATCTGCGGTCGATCTACGACAAGACCGGCGTCAGCGACCGGCTGGAACTTGCCCTCTTTACCCTGCATCATCGTGTGCTGGCCGAGGCTGCGGCCGACGTGGGCAGCCGTATTGAAGCAGAGGAACAGGCGGACTCGGCGAATACCGCCGAGATCTCCAAGCCGGGCAAAGTGCAAAGCATTGCGCGCACGGGCACCTAGGGCTCTCCGTTACTCCGTTCGCAGCGCCTCCATTGGGTTTAGCTTTGCGGCGCGCAGGGCTGGCAGCCAGACCGCGACCAGCGCAACACCGCTGAGCACAAGAGGCACACTGACGAAGACCGTTGGGTCCCAGTTCTTGACGCCATAGAGCAGGCTGGAAATCAGATGGGTCAAGGCAAAGGCGGCGCCTACGCCGATGGCTACGCCGGCGAGCGTCAGGCGCATTCCCTGCCAGACGACCATCCTGGTGATGCGCTTGCGGTCTGCGCCCATCGCCATGCGGATGCCGATCTCCTGCGTCCGCTGCTGCACGGAGTAGGCCATCAGGCCGTAAATTCCGATCGCAGCGAGCACCAGCGCCGAGCCGCCGAAGATGCTCAAGAGCAGCATGTTGAAGTCCTGCCGGGCGGTTGAACGAACGACGACCTCTTCCATCGAGCGTACCCGCGCCACCGGGAAGCCTCCGCTGGCCTTGCGTAGCTGTTCGGTAAGTGTCGCCGTCATTTGATGGGGATCGAGCCGCGTGCGGACGACCCACGACAGGGGTGCAACCTTGGAATTCAGCTCGGTCAGGCCGTCGGTCATCTGCGCGAGCGGCACCACCATCTTGGAGCCGGGGTTGCGATTCAGCCCGCCATCGCGAACGTCGCCTACGATTCCAACGATGAGCCGTGCGGGTTCCTCGAACTCGGGGCCGACGCCGTGGCCGATGATAATTTGCTGGCCTACTGGATCTTCGTCTTTCTTCCAGAATTCCTTGGCCATGGCTTCGTTGATAATCGCAACGCCCTGCGATCCGGCGGTGTCGTTGTCGGTAAAGTCGCGTCCGCGCACGATGGGTATCTTGAAGGCGTCAAAATACCCCGGCGAGACGGCCATCCAGCCCGCGCCACCGGTCGAGGGACCGTTGAGCGGCTTGCCCACAATGATGAAGGGCAGGCCGAATCCGCCGACGAGCGGCATGGAGTTGGTGACCGAGGCGGTAATCACGCCGGGAACCGCATTCAGTTGTTCGCGGCCGACGCGGACGACTTGGGCTACGCCCGCGGTCTTCTCGAAGCGCGGACCATTGAGAGCCATCTCGGCTGTCCAGACGTTGTGCGCGTTGAAGCCGGGATCAACTGCTCTTAATGCGACAAAAGTGCGAATCAGCAGGGATGCGCCGACGAGCAGCACCAGGGCCAGCGAAACTTCGCTGACGACGAGCAGGGAGCGCATCTTGTTATGCCGCAGGCTGGAACCGGAGCCCTTGCTGCTCTCTTTCATCGAACTGCTCAGGTCGGGTTTCGATGCCGCCAGAGCCGGAATCAGCCCGAATAGAATCCCGGTCAATAGAGAGATTCCAAACGTGAAGAGGGCGACGCGCCAATCCAGTCCTACGGCTGCGCCATCCTCGCCAATGCGCGGAATATCGCCGGGGCTGATCGCTAGGAGCGCCCGGACGCCGGTCATGCCGAGCACCAGCCCGAGCAATCCGCCGGTCAGGGCGAGGAGGACGCTCTCGGTCAACAGTTGTCGAATGATCCTCGCGCGGCCTGCTCCCAACGCGGCGCGAATCGCGAACTCGCGGCTTCGCCCTGCTGCGCGCACCATCAGGAGATTGGCGACATTGGCGCAGGCGATGAGGAGCACAAAGCTCACGGCGCCAATTAGTACCAAAAGGGAGGAGCGAATATCGCTTACCACCGAATCTTTGAGTAGTTGCGCATCAAAACCACCCCGTTCATTGGCTCCTGGATACTTGCGGTTGAACTCTAGCGAGGCTAGCTTAAGTTGAGCCTGCACCTGGGCCAGTGAGATTCCAGGTTTCATGCGCGCTGCAGCAACGAAGTAATGCGCCTGGTCCTTTGTGTTGGGATCGAACTGATATGGAATCCAAAGATCCGCGACCGGATCGGTGTCGAAATCCGGACTGGTTATGCCGACCACGGTGTATGGCAGGTTGGCAATCGAAATTGCCTTCCCGACCAGACTCGGATCACTGCCAAATTTGCGCTTCCACAAACCGCCGCTGATCACAACCACATTGCCGCCGTGGGGCCTGTCTTCTTCCGGCGTGAATGGCCGTCCCTGAACAAACTTTGCCCCGAAGATGCGGAAATAGGACTCGGTCACATGCACCCCATGCACCTGTTCCGGGACAGCGCCGGTCAGATTCATGCCCCCACCGAAGTCGTATCCGGCCACGTCCTGGAAGACGCTGGTCTGCTCCTGCCAGACATGCAGCTTGGTCGCCGAAGCGCCAGGACCTTCGCCGCCAGGCCCGGTCAGCAGAATCTGCACGATCCGATCCGGCTCGGGATAGCTGAGTGGCTTGAGCAACACCGCATTCACCACCGAGAAGATAGCTGTATCGGCTCCAATTCCCAAGGCCAGCGCAGCTACGACAGCGATGGTGAACCCTGGATTCTTCACAAACATGTGAAAGGCATGTTTCAAGTCAGTGCGGAAGTCACTCACAGACCCACCCCCGTAGGATTGTTTTAGTAAGACCAGTAGCCCGGCATTGCAAAGCAGAGGCAAGACGGACTTCTGCCTGCTACAACGCCGTCAGATACGAAACGGTTAACTACGCACAGCAGTTCAAAAAT
This portion of the Acidicapsa acidisoli genome encodes:
- a CDS encoding response regulator; the encoded protein is MNRPILLAIDDDINVLEAVVQDLRRQYGSSYRVLRAGSGQAALDTLQQLKVREEAVGLLLSDQRMPGMTGVEFLEKAQEIYPKAKRVLLTAYADTEAAIRAINSARIHYYLTKPWDPPEEKLYPVLDDLLQDWNAGYQPKFEGLRVIGHRWSLKDHQLRNFLSRNHVPYRWLDAAASDDAQKLLKERSLDPEVLPVVLFSDGSALVDPEQEILAARVGLRTQAAQDFYDIVVVGAGPAGLAAAVYGASEGLKTLVIEPDAPGGQAGSSSRIENYLGFPAGITGADLGRRAHMQCVRFGAEFLTQRAVGLRVDGQYRFVVLADGREVSSHVLLLSTGVQYRRLDIPGAEQLTGRGIYYGAALVEAAACKDEDVYIVGGANSAGQAALHFAKFACKVTMLVRANGLEASMSKYLIDEIERTSNIVVEPNTQVLAAHGEDHLQALHIRGPEGESCRMAASLFVFIGAVPGTEWLPDSILRDDKGFILAGTDLTGADQTGPETKTLNKFASVWKEKRSPFLLETSVPGIFVAGDVRHGSIKRAASAVGEGSIAVQFAHQYLASF
- a CDS encoding response regulator transcription factor, which encodes MNKIILADSQAIFRAGMAKVLGTDDDFRIIAQCSDTERMMHAATTFPGALVLFASVLKPELSRLKVLLETVGSRGIVIAENTESPLIFVQQGFSGVILRNSTGAALVECVRRVAAGETWQPLQAVLADASVEDMVGTRVRDRLTPKEMRIVALIVQGCKNREIATRLKTTEQVIKNYLRSIYDKTGVSDRLELALFTLHHRVLAEAAADVGSRIEAEEQADSANTAEISKPGKVQSIARTGT
- a CDS encoding ABC transporter permease, yielding MSDFRTDLKHAFHMFVKNPGFTIAVVAALALGIGADTAIFSVVNAVLLKPLSYPEPDRIVQILLTGPGGEGPGASATKLHVWQEQTSVFQDVAGYDFGGGMNLTGAVPEQVHGVHVTESYFRIFGAKFVQGRPFTPEEDRPHGGNVVVISGGLWKRKFGSDPSLVGKAISIANLPYTVVGITSPDFDTDPVADLWIPYQFDPNTKDQAHYFVAAARMKPGISLAQVQAQLKLASLEFNRKYPGANERGGFDAQLLKDSVVSDIRSSLLVLIGAVSFVLLIACANVANLLMVRAAGRSREFAIRAALGAGRARIIRQLLTESVLLALTGGLLGLVLGMTGVRALLAISPGDIPRIGEDGAAVGLDWRVALFTFGISLLTGILFGLIPALAASKPDLSSSMKESSKGSGSSLRHNKMRSLLVVSEVSLALVLLVGASLLIRTFVALRAVDPGFNAHNVWTAEMALNGPRFEKTAGVAQVVRVGREQLNAVPGVITASVTNSMPLVGGFGLPFIIVGKPLNGPSTGGAGWMAVSPGYFDAFKIPIVRGRDFTDNDTAGSQGVAIINEAMAKEFWKKDEDPVGQQIIIGHGVGPEFEEPARLIVGIVGDVRDGGLNRNPGSKMVVPLAQMTDGLTELNSKVAPLSWVVRTRLDPHQMTATLTEQLRKASGGFPVARVRSMEEVVVRSTARQDFNMLLLSIFGGSALVLAAIGIYGLMAYSVQQRTQEIGIRMAMGADRKRITRMVVWQGMRLTLAGVAIGVGAAFALTHLISSLLYGVKNWDPTVFVSVPLVLSGVALVAVWLPALRAAKLNPMEALRTE